The Neovison vison isolate M4711 chromosome 5, ASM_NN_V1, whole genome shotgun sequence genome includes a region encoding these proteins:
- the LOC122907755 gene encoding 60S ribosomal protein L39: protein MSSHKTFRIKRFLAKKQKQNRPIPQWIRMKTGNKIRYNSKRRHWRRTKLGL, encoded by the coding sequence ATGTCTTCTCACAAGACTTTCAGGATCAAGCGATTCCtggccaagaaacaaaagcagaatcgtCCCATTCCCCAGTGGATTCGGATGAAAACTGGTAATAAAATCAGGTACAACTCCAAGAGGAGGCACTGGAGGAGAACCAAGCTGGGTCTCTAA
- the LOC122907756 gene encoding short transmembrane mitochondrial protein 1, producing the protein MLQFLLGFTLGNMVGMYLAQNYDIPNLAKKLEEIKKDLDAKKNPPSS; encoded by the coding sequence ATGCTGCAGTTCCTGCTTGGATTTACTCTTGGCAACATGGTTGGAATGTATCTGGCTCAGAACTATGACATACCAAACCTGGCtaaaaaactagaagaaataaaaaaggacttGGATGCCAAGAAGAACCCCCCTAGCTCATGA